From one Lycium ferocissimum isolate CSIRO_LF1 chromosome 7, AGI_CSIRO_Lferr_CH_V1, whole genome shotgun sequence genomic stretch:
- the LOC132065184 gene encoding serine/threonine protein phosphatase 2A 57 kDa regulatory subunit B' beta isoform-like — protein sequence MSNFLDSETEELLSLISYCSFTYTFTDPQECPSQQDLKRLKLIQLLSIIKTLIKPLDDQVLSPLFKMLSFNLFRPLPPPIHSVISILPDDDDLVSNPTPSWPHLQIVYDIFLRIVIRTSVESLRIYIDHSFLQNLLTLFQSEDQRERDNLKNVFHRIYSKLHFYRPFTRKAMHDVFLHYVFETDQRHPGIGELLEIWGTIINGFSVPLKEEHKLFLVRVLVPLHKPKGMQVYHRQLTYCVSQFVQKEPELGEVVIRGILKYWPVTNCQKEVLLIGELEELVETLDPQLYKELALPLCTKIAKCLNSWNSQVAERALYVWNNEQFWKMASQAMEEVFPVLVEGMEKNLEGHWSKSVRQLTENVKGMLEALAPFLYSKCLQQLEIQEAVERIEELRRNEIWEKIENAAK from the exons ATGTCAAATTTTCTTGATTCTGAAACAGAAGAATTGCTCTCTCTAATCTCTTACTGTTCTTTCACCTACACTTTCACTGATCCACAAGAATGCCCTTCACAACAAGATTTAAAAAGGCTAAAACTCATCCAACTCCTTTCTATCATCAAGACTCTCATAAAACCACTTGATGATCAAGTTCTTTCACCCCTTTTCAAAATGTTGTCGTTTAATCTTTTTAGGCCACTCCCTCCACCAATTCACTCTGTTATCTCAATATTACCCGACGACGATGATCTTGTCAGTAATCCTACACCCTCATGGCCACATTTGCAAATCGTTTACGACATTTTCCTCAGGATTGTCATTAGAACAAGTGTTGAATCACTCCGAATTTATATTGAtcattctttccttcaaaatctccTCACGTTATTCCAGTCCGAAGACCAAAGGGAACGCGACAACTTGAAGAATGTGTTCCACAGGATTTATTCCAAATTACATTTCTATAGACCATTCACGAGAAAGGCTATGCATGATGTTTTTTTGCACTATGTTTTTGAGACCGATCAAAGGCACCCTGGAATTGGAGAGCTTCTTGAAATATGGGGCACAATTATTAATGGATTTAGTGTTCCTCTAAAAGAAGAGCATAAACTTTTCTTAGTTAGAGTTCTTGTCCCTTTGCATAAGCCAAAAGGGATGCAGGTTTATCACAGGCAGTTGACCTATTGTGTATCTCAGTTTGTGCAAAAAGAGCCTGAGCTTGGTGAGGTTGTTATTAGAGGAATATTGAAGTACTGGCCAGTTACAAATTGCCAGAAGGAAGTTCTGCTTATTGGTGAATTGGAAGAGCTTGTGGAGACACTAGATCCTCAACTGTACAAGGAACTTGCCCTGCCTTTGTGCACCAAAATTGCCAAGTGTTTAAATAGTTGGAACTCTCAG GTTGCGGAGCGCGCATTGTATGTGTGGAACAATGAGCAATTTTGGAAGATGGCATCACAGGCAATGGAAGAGGTGTTCCCGGTTCTAGTTGAAGGGATGGAGAAGAATCTGGAGGGGCATTGGAGCAAAAGTGTTCGACAATTGACAGAAAATGTGAAGGGAATGCTGGAAGCTCTAGCACCATTTCTCTATTCCAAGTGCCTTCAACAGCTAGAAATTCAAGAAGCTGTTGAACGCATAGAAGAGTTGAGAAGAAACGAAATTTGGGAAAAGATTGAAAATGCAGCAAAATAG
- the LOC132065185 gene encoding probable polyamine transporter At1g31830: MGAADNAEYSSLQGGTSPNVKNFTKVSFVPLTFLIFYGVSGGPFGVEDTVRAAGPFLALLGFLIFPFIWSIPESLITAELCTMFPENGGYVVWVSTTLGPYWGFQLGWVKWMSGVVDNALYPVLFLDYIKSAVPTLANGLPRTIAILVLIVALTYLNYRGLTIVGWVATVLAIFSLLPFGIMGLIALPNLEPSRWFVVDLKNVQWGLYLNTLFWNLNYWDAVSCMSGEVENPGKTLPKAIFYAVPLVVSGYFFPLLFGTGAVPLHRELWSDGYFSDIAKIIGGVWLRLWVQGASAVSNMGMFLAEMSGDSFQLLGMAERGMLPDFFAKRSRYGTPLIGILFSASGVILLSWLSFQEIVAAENFLYCCGMIVEFIAFVKLRTKYPAASRPYKIPLGTVGSIIMCVPPTFFILVVMALCSFKVMIVSFLAILVGIILQPCLVYCDKKRWLSFSVSSDLVDLQSSYHQVGEA; encoded by the coding sequence ATGGGGGCAGCAGATAATGCTGAATATTCGAGTTTACAAGGAGGAACTTCTCCAAATGTGAAGAACTTCACTAAGGTTTCATTTGTTCCTCTTACGTTCCTTATATTCTACGGTGTCTCTGGTGGACCTTTTGGTGTTGAAGACACTGTCCGTGCAGCCGGTCCGTTTTTAGCACTTCTTGGATTTTTGATCTTTCCTTTTATATGGAGCATTCCGGAGTCCTTAATCACTGCAGAATTATGCACTATGTTCCCCGAAAACGGAGGATATGTTGTTTGGGTATCCACAACTTTAGGTCCTTATTGGGGATTTCAATTAGGATGGGTGAAATGGATGAGTGGTGTTGTTGATAACGCGTTATACCCGGTTTTGTTTTTAGATTACATTAAATCTGCTGTCCCAACATTAGCCAATGGTCTTCCAAGAACAATCGCGATTCTTGTTTTAATTGTAGCACTTACTTATTTGAACTATAGAGGTTTAACTATTGTTGGTTGGGTTGCTACAGTGTTGGCGATTTTTAGTCTTCTTCCTTTTGGAATTATGGGACTTATCGCGCTTCCTAATTTAGAGCCTTCAAGATGgtttgttgtagatttgaaAAATGTACAATGGGGATTGTATCTAAATACACTTTTCTGGAATTTGAACTACTGGGATGCAGTGAGTTGTATGTCAGGGGAAGTAGAAAACCCTGGGAAAACACTTCCTAAGGCTATATTCTATGCAGTTCCCTTAGTTGTCTCTGGTTATTTTTTCCCTCTTTTATTTGGCACTGGAGCTGTTCCGTTGCATCGTGAACTTTGGAGTGATGGTTATTTCTCGGATATTGCTAAAATCATTGGAGGAGTATGGTTAAGATTGTGGGTTCAAGGGGCTTCCGCTGTGTCAAATATGGGAATGTTTTTGGCTGAGATGAGTGGTGACTCTTTTCAGCTTTTGGGTATGGCAGAACGCGGGATGCTTCCTGATTTTTTTGCCAAGAGATCGCGTTATGGAACTCCTCTTATTGGAATCTTGTTTTCTGCATCAGGTGTTATACTTCTGTCCTGGCTTAGTTTCCAAGAGATTGTGGCTGCAGAGAACTTTCTGTATTGTTGTGGAATGATTGTGGAATTTATAGCTTTTgtgaagttaaggacaaaatatCCAGCAGCATCAAGACCTTATAAGATTCCACTAGGCACAGTTGGTTCAATTATAATGTGTGTGCCACCAACATTTTTTATTCTTGTGGTTATGGCCTTATGTTCATTTAAGGTCATGATTGTCAGTTTCTTGGCTATTCTTGTTGGGATTATTTTGCAGCCTTGTTTGGTTTATTGTGACAAAAAAAGATGGTTAAGTTTCTCTGTTAGCTCTGATCTTGTTGATCTGCAGTCCAGTTATCATCAAGTTGGTGAGGCCTAA